In one window of Gemmatimonadota bacterium DNA:
- a CDS encoding Smr/MutS family protein: protein MADQIETNTPDGVLVSTDAGTPSAFPGHFSASRPADGPDFWQAPLSDLEFPAVLDEVAARAAGPLGAASVRARRPSTDTAQVREELVRVDQLARLARGGRGVVAESVPEATAILGRLRIPGSVLDGQELLALRRTLTAARLVVGELRRVAAEAPQVAPLEAPLPVKPLEKRLEQALDDDGGVRDTASPALAEARSDIRTARERLVQKLEVILRAVGGEGGVTLRDGRYVIPVPRDLRTRPDGIIHGESASGATLYLEPAAVIGLGNALREAEARATREELKVLRDLSEGLRPHVAELRALHQMCVAVDDLVARARWAAEVDGHAPVVVTAPAELCIVRGRHPLLLASEPASGRSAAPPVVVPFDLTIAEGERTILLSGPNTGGKSVLLKAVGLHVALAQSGIIPPVGPGSTLPVCRRIFSDIGDRQSIAASLSTFSAHLTLLREILDDADEGSLVLLDEVGSGTDPAEGAALAAAALVSLTRRGALTLATTHLGALKRIATSTPGVVNASLQFDAATLRPTYLLAKGVPGRSYGLAIARRLGVRADVLAEAEAQVPDAERTLDALLAQVEARDRALALREEELRVRLEVAEDRTAALAAQAEAQEIRDTALRKREREAEKSAREQARAFLLDAREKVEAAIAKAGEARDESAREARRAVEQAAAEAAGAVRAMDDLERRLGGPAAASLVPGTRVRMESGTIGHVLEVRGDGKAVVRVGSLKLVVEPASLTPLAEAPGRRRVEAPSREPTDAASFELDLRGLTGEEAEQTVLAALDAAVLAEQPYLRIIHGKGTGVVRDRVQQVLRRDRRVRSHAFAPANLGGTGVTVVEFAG, encoded by the coding sequence ATGGCCGACCAGATCGAGACGAATACCCCGGACGGGGTGCTGGTGTCTACGGACGCTGGCACCCCGTCCGCCTTTCCGGGGCACTTTTCCGCCTCCCGCCCCGCCGACGGCCCCGATTTCTGGCAGGCCCCGCTCTCCGACCTCGAGTTCCCCGCCGTCCTGGACGAGGTCGCCGCGCGCGCTGCCGGCCCGCTGGGCGCCGCCAGCGTGCGCGCCCGTCGTCCCTCCACCGACACCGCCCAGGTGCGGGAGGAACTCGTCCGCGTCGACCAGCTGGCGCGGCTGGCCCGCGGCGGCCGGGGGGTGGTCGCGGAGTCGGTCCCCGAGGCGACCGCCATCCTGGGCCGCCTGCGCATTCCCGGCAGCGTGCTCGACGGCCAGGAGCTGCTCGCGCTGCGCCGCACGCTCACCGCCGCGCGCCTCGTGGTGGGTGAGCTCCGCCGGGTGGCGGCCGAGGCGCCGCAGGTGGCGCCGCTCGAGGCGCCGCTCCCGGTCAAGCCGCTGGAGAAGCGGCTGGAGCAGGCGCTCGACGATGACGGCGGCGTCCGTGACACCGCGAGCCCGGCGCTCGCCGAGGCGCGCAGTGACATCCGGACTGCGCGCGAGCGGCTGGTGCAGAAGCTCGAGGTGATCCTCCGCGCCGTGGGGGGCGAGGGGGGGGTCACCCTGCGCGACGGGCGCTACGTCATCCCCGTGCCGCGGGACCTCCGCACCCGGCCCGACGGCATCATCCACGGCGAGTCCGCCAGCGGCGCCACGCTCTACCTGGAGCCGGCCGCCGTGATCGGGCTCGGCAACGCGCTGCGCGAGGCCGAGGCCCGCGCCACGCGGGAGGAGCTCAAGGTCCTGCGCGACCTGAGCGAGGGGCTCCGTCCCCACGTGGCCGAGCTGCGCGCGCTGCACCAGATGTGCGTGGCCGTGGACGACCTCGTGGCGCGGGCCCGGTGGGCCGCCGAGGTGGATGGCCATGCGCCGGTGGTGGTCACGGCACCGGCGGAGTTGTGCATCGTCCGTGGCCGCCATCCCCTGCTGCTGGCCTCCGAGCCCGCCAGCGGCCGCTCGGCGGCGCCACCGGTGGTGGTGCCCTTCGACCTGACCATCGCGGAGGGGGAGCGGACCATCCTCCTCTCCGGCCCCAACACCGGCGGAAAGTCGGTGCTGCTCAAGGCGGTCGGGCTGCACGTGGCGCTGGCCCAGAGCGGGATCATCCCGCCGGTGGGGCCCGGCAGCACCCTCCCGGTCTGCCGCCGCATCTTCTCCGACATCGGCGACCGGCAGTCCATCGCCGCCAGCCTCTCCACCTTCAGCGCCCACCTCACGCTGCTGCGCGAGATCCTCGACGACGCGGACGAGGGTTCCCTGGTGCTGCTGGACGAAGTAGGGAGCGGGACCGATCCCGCCGAGGGGGCCGCGCTCGCCGCCGCCGCGCTGGTGTCGCTCACCCGCCGCGGGGCCCTGACCCTCGCCACCACGCACCTCGGTGCGCTCAAGCGCATCGCCACCTCCACGCCGGGCGTGGTGAACGCCTCGCTGCAGTTCGACGCCGCCACGCTCCGGCCCACCTACCTGCTCGCCAAGGGGGTGCCGGGCCGGTCCTACGGGCTGGCCATCGCGCGGCGGCTCGGGGTACGGGCCGACGTGCTGGCCGAGGCCGAAGCCCAGGTGCCCGACGCCGAGCGCACGCTCGATGCGCTCCTGGCGCAGGTGGAGGCGCGGGACCGCGCCCTGGCGCTGCGCGAGGAGGAGCTGCGGGTCCGGCTGGAGGTGGCGGAGGACCGGACCGCCGCCCTCGCGGCCCAGGCCGAAGCGCAGGAGATCCGCGACACCGCCCTCCGCAAGCGCGAACGCGAGGCCGAGAAGTCGGCGCGCGAGCAGGCCCGCGCCTTCCTGCTCGATGCGCGCGAAAAGGTGGAAGCCGCCATCGCCAAGGCGGGCGAGGCGCGGGACGAGAGCGCCCGCGAGGCGCGGCGCGCCGTGGAGCAGGCGGCGGCGGAGGCCGCCGGCGCCGTGCGGGCCATGGATGACCTGGAACGGCGGCTCGGTGGCCCGGCGGCGGCTTCCCTCGTGCCCGGGACCCGGGTGCGCATGGAGAGCGGGACCATCGGCCACGTGCTCGAGGTCCGCGGCGACGGCAAGGCCGTGGTCCGGGTGGGCTCCCTCAAGCTGGTGGTGGAGCCGGCGTCGCTGACCCCGCTCGCGGAGGCGCCGGGCCGCCGGCGGGTCGAGGCGCCGAGCCGCGAGCCCACCGACGCCGCGAGCTTCGAGCTCGATCTCCGCGGCCTCACCGGCGAGGAGGCCGAACAGACCGTGCTCGCGGCCCTCGACGCGGCGGTCCTCGCCGAGCAGCCCTACCTGCGGATCATCCACGGCAAGGGCACCGGCGTGGTCCGCGACCGGGTCCAGCAGGTGCTCCGCCGCGACCGCCGGGTGCGCAGCCACGCCTTTGCCCCCGCCAACCTGGGCGGCACCGGCGTGACGGTGGTGGAGTTCGCCGGATGA